One segment of Chelmon rostratus isolate fCheRos1 chromosome 17, fCheRos1.pri, whole genome shotgun sequence DNA contains the following:
- the LOC121621185 gene encoding immunoglobulin lambda-1 light chain-like isoform X3 — translation MLGTLCTLITALTCVRGVTVVTQKPPVVVLRTGETATMDCNLGSVTSSAARWYKQIPGGVPQFILYFYHSWSSPNYGSGFSSPKFTSTHQSQSDYRLIINNVEEGDSAVYYCHTWDDSAKEEVFGQGTKLTVTSSSLPPPVLTVFPPSSAELQSNKAALVCLSSQSVPFADVSWLAGGSPVSSGISTSTAVQQADHTFQISSYLAIQMSDWNMDKVYTCKVSLGSQTSEKNIHRSDCPTEE, via the exons atgctggggaccctctgcactctcatcactgctctaacat gtgtgagaGGTGTGACGGTGGTGACACAGAAGCCTCCTGTTGTGGtgctgaggacaggagagacagccaCCATGGACTGTAACCTGGGATCTGTTACTAGCAGTGCTGCTCGCTGGTATAAACAGATTCCAGGAGGAGTTCCTCagtttatattatatttttatcaCAGCTGGAGCTCTCCAAACTATGGTTCTGGTTTCTCGTCTCCAAAGTTCACATCTACTCATCAGTCACAATCAGATTATCGTTTGATCATCAAcaatgtggaggagggagactcAGCAGTCTATTACTGTCACACATGGGACGACTCTGCTAAGGAGGAG GTATTCGGACAAGGCACCAAGCTGACTGTGACAA gctccagcctccctcctcctgtcctgacaGTCTTCCCTCCGTCCAGTGCTGAGCTCCAGTCCAACAAAGCCgctctggtctgtctgtccagtcagTCTGTGCCTTTTGCAGATGTGAGCTGGTTGGCTGGTGGGAGTCCAGTGAGCAGCGGGATCTCTACCAGCACCGCTGTTCAGCAAGCAGACCACACTTTCCAAATCAGCAGCTATCTGGCCATCCAGATGTCAGACTGGAACATGGATAAGGTTTACACATGTAAAGTGTCTTTGGGCTCCCagacttcagagaaaaacatccacaGGTCAGACTGTCCCACTGAAGAatag
- the LOC121621185 gene encoding immunoglobulin lambda-1 light chain-like isoform X7, producing the protein MLGTLCTLITALTYVDAVIVLTQTPAVHTVSAGQEVVLHCNVQRDDGNYVYWYKQVPGEAPQFVLRFYHSHSSPSFGTGFSSDRFNSKSTSNIDYQFIIKRAEAGDSAVYYCHTWDNSAKEYVFGQGTKLTVTSSSLPPPVLTVFPPSSAELQSNKAALVCLSSQSVPFADVSWLAGGSPVSSGISTSTAVQQADHTFQISSYLAIQMSDWNMDKVYTCKVSLGSQTSEKNIHRSDCPTEE; encoded by the exons atgctggggaccctctgcactctcatcactgctctaacat atgttgatgcagTGATAGTGCTGACCCAGAcgcctgctgtccacacagtttcTGCAGGACAAGAGGTTGTTCTCCACTGCAATGTTCAGAGAGACGATGGAAATTATGTCTATTGGTATAAACAGGTTCCTGGTGAAGCTCCTCAGTTTGTTCTGAGGTTTTACCATAGTCACAGTTCACCCAGCTTTGGAACAGGattctcctcagacagattcAACTCTAAATCCACATCAAACATAGATTACCAGTTCATCATTAagagggcagaggcaggagactcTGCTGTCTATTACTGTCACACATGGGACAACTCTGCTAAGGAGTAC GTATTCGGACAAGGCACCAAGCTGACTGTGACAA gctccagcctccctcctcctgtcctgacaGTCTTCCCTCCGTCCAGTGCTGAGCTCCAGTCCAACAAAGCCgctctggtctgtctgtccagtcagTCTGTGCCTTTTGCAGATGTGAGCTGGTTGGCTGGTGGGAGTCCAGTGAGCAGCGGGATCTCTACCAGCACCGCTGTTCAGCAAGCAGACCACACTTTCCAAATCAGCAGCTATCTGGCCATCCAGATGTCAGACTGGAACATGGATAAGGTTTACACATGTAAAGTGTCTTTGGGCTCCCagacttcagagaaaaacatccacaGGTCAGACTGTCCCACTGAAGAatag
- the LOC121621198 gene encoding immunoglobulin lambda-1 light chain-like isoform X3, which yields MLGTLCTLITALTYVDAVIVLTQTPAVHTVSAGQGVVLHCKTDSGNYVSWYKQVPGEAPQYVLRFYHSSSSPSFGTGFSSDRFNSKSTSNTDYQFIIKRAEAGDSAVYYCQTWDSSASAAVFGQGTKLTVTSSSLPPPVLTVFPPSSAELQSNKAALVCLSSQSVPFADVSWLAGGSPVSSGISTSTAVQQADHTFQISSYLAIQTSDWNMDKVYTCKVSLGSQTSEKNIHKSDCPTEE from the exons atgctggggaccctctgcactctcatcactgctctaacat atgttgatgcagTGATAGTGTTGACCCAGAcgcctgctgtccacacagtttcTGCAGGACAAGGGGTTGTTCTCCACTGCAAAACTGATTCTGGAAATTATGTCTCTTGGTATAAACAGGTTCCTGGTGAAGCTCCTCAGTATGTTTTGAGATTTTACCATTCTAGCAGTTCACCCAGCTTTGGAACAGGattctcctcagacagattcaactctaaatccacatcaaacacagattaccagttcatcattaagagggcagaggcaggagactcTGCTGTCTATTATTGTCAAACATGGGACAGCTCTGCTTCTGCAGCt GTATTCGGACAAGGCACCAAGCTGACTGTGACAA GctccagcctccctcctcctgtcctgacaGTCTTCCCTCCGTCCAGTGCTGAGCTCCAGTCCAACAAAGCCgctctggtctgtctgtccagtcagTCTGTGCCTTTTGCAGATGTGAGCTGGTTGGCTGGTGGGAGTCCAGTGAGCAGCGGGATCTCTACCAGCACCGCTGTTCAGCAAGCAGACCACACTTTCCAAATCAGCAGCTATCTGGCCATCCAGACGTCAGACTGGAACATGGATAAGGTTTACACATGTAAAGTGTCTTTGGGCTCCCagacttcagagaaaaacatccacaagTCAGACTGTCCCACTGAAGAatag
- the LOC121621204 gene encoding immunoglobulin lambda-1 light chain-like, whose protein sequence is MLGTLCTLITALTYVDAVIVLTQTPAVHTVSAGQEVVLHCNIQRYDESAVGWYKQVPGEAPQYVVSFHYEDDSLEFGTGFSSDRFNSKSTSNIDYQFIIKRAEAGDSAVYYCHTLDNSAQEVVFGQGTKLTVTSSSLPPPVLTVFPPSSAELQSNKAALVCLSSQSVPFADVSWLAGGSPVSSGISTSTAVQQADHTFQISSYLAIQTSDWNMDKVYTCKVSLGSQTSEKNIHKSDCPTEE, encoded by the exons atgctggggaccctctgcactctcatcactgctctaacat atgttgatgcagTGATAGTGCTGACCCAGAcgcctgctgtccacacagtttcTGCAGGACAAGAGGTTGTTCTCCACTGCAACATTCAGAGATATGACGAATCTGCTGTTGGATGGTACAAACAGGTTCCTGGTGAAGCTCCTCAGTATGTTGTGAGCTTTCACTATGAGGACGATTCACTCGAGTTTGGAACAGGattctcctcagacagattcAACTCTAAATCCACATCAAACATAGATTACCAGTTCATCATTAagagggcagaggcaggagactcTGCTGTCTATTACTGTCACACATTGGACAACTCTGCTCAGGAG gtgGTATTCGGACAAGGCACCAAGCTGACTGTGACAA gctccagcctccctcctcctgtcctgacaGTCTTCCCTCCGTCCAGTGCTGAGCTCCAGTCCAACAAAGCCgctctggtctgtctgtccagtcagTCTGTGCCTTTTGCAGATGTGAGCTGGTTGGCTGGTGGGAGTCCAGTGAGCAGCGGGATCTCTACCAGCACCGCTGTTCAGCAAGCAGACCACACTTTCCAAATCAGCAGCTATCTGGCCATCCAGACGTCAGACTGGAACATGGATAAGGTTTACACATGTAAAGTGTCTTTGGGCTCCCagacttcagagaaaaacatccacaagTCAGACTGTCCCACTGAAGAATAG
- the LOC121621198 gene encoding immunoglobulin lambda-1 light chain-like isoform X1, with amino-acid sequence MLGTLCTLITALTCVRGVTVVTQKPPVVVLRTGETATMDCNLGTVTNLAAYWYKQIPGGVPQFILTHYHGWGSPSYGSGFSSPKFTSTHQSQSDYRLIINNVEEGDSAVYYCSTWDGSVNEWVFGQGTKLTVTSSSLPPPVLTVFPPSSAELQSNKAALVCLSSQSVPFADVSWLAGGSPVSSGISTSTAVQQADHTFQISSYLAIQTSDWNMDKVYTCKVSLGSQTSEKNIHKSDCPTEE; translated from the exons atgctggggaccctctgcactctcatcactgctctaacat gtgtgagaGGTGTGACGGTGGTGACACAGAAGCCTCCTGTTGTGGtgctgaggacaggagagacagccaCCATGGACTGTAACCTGGGAACTGTGACTAATCTTGCTGCTTACTGGTATAAACAGATTCCAGGAGGAGTTCCTCAGTTTATACTTACTCATTATCACGGCTGGGGCTCTCCAAGCTATGGTTCTGGTTTCTCGTCTCCAAAGTTCACATCTACTCATCAGTCACAATCAGATTATCGTTTGATCATCAAcaatgtggaggagggagactcAGCAGTGTATTACTGTAGCACATGGGACGGCTCTGTGAATGAGTGG GTATTCGGACAAGGCACCAAGCTGACTGTGACAA GctccagcctccctcctcctgtcctgacaGTCTTCCCTCCGTCCAGTGCTGAGCTCCAGTCCAACAAAGCCgctctggtctgtctgtccagtcagTCTGTGCCTTTTGCAGATGTGAGCTGGTTGGCTGGTGGGAGTCCAGTGAGCAGCGGGATCTCTACCAGCACCGCTGTTCAGCAAGCAGACCACACTTTCCAAATCAGCAGCTATCTGGCCATCCAGACGTCAGACTGGAACATGGATAAGGTTTACACATGTAAAGTGTCTTTGGGCTCCCagacttcagagaaaaacatccacaagTCAGACTGTCCCACTGAAGAatag
- the LOC121621187 gene encoding immunoglobulin lambda-1 light chain-like isoform X2: protein MLGTLCTLITALTYVDAVIVLTQTPAVHTVSPGQEVVLHCKTDSGNYVYWYKQVPGEAPQFVLSFHYSSSSPSFGTGFSSDRFNSKSTSNTEYQFIIKRAETGDSAVYYCNTWDSSASAAVFGQGTKLTVTSSSLPPPVLTVFPPSSAELQSNKAALVCLSSQSVPFADVSWLAGGSPVSSGISTSTAVQQADHTFQISSYLAIQTSDWNMDKVYTCKVSLGSQTSEKNIHKSDCPTEE from the exons atgctggggaccctctgcactctcatcactgctctaacat atgttgatgcagTGATAGTGCTGACCCAGAcgcctgctgtccacacagtttcTCCAGGACAAGAGGTTGTTCTCCACTGCAAAACCGATTCTGGAAATTATGTCTATTGGTATAAACAGGTTCCTGGTGAAGCTCCTCAGTTTGTTCTGAGCTTTCACTATTCTAGCAGTTCACCCAGCTTTGGAACAGGattctcctcagacagattcaactctaaatccacatcaaacacagaatACCAGTTCATCATTAAGAGGGCAGAGACAGGAGACTCTGCTGTCTATTACTGTAACACATGGGACAGCTCTGCTTCTGCAGCt GTATTCGGACAAGGCACCAAGCTGACTGTGACAA gctccagcctccctcctcctgtcctgacaGTCTTCCCTCCGTCCAGTGCTGAGCTCCAGTCCAACAAAGCCgctctggtctgtctgtccagtcagTCTGTGCCTTTTGCAGATGTGAGCTGGTTGGCTGGTGGGAGTCCAGTGAGCAGCGGGATCTCTACCAGCACCGCTGTTCAGCAAGCAGACCACACTTTCCAAATCAGCAGCTATCTGGCCATCCAGACGTCAGACTGGAACATGGATAAGGTTTACACATGTAAAGTGTCTTTGGGCTCCCagacttcagagaaaaacatccacaagTCAGACTGTCCCACTGAAGAatag
- the LOC121621185 gene encoding immunoglobulin lambda-1 light chain-like isoform X8, with amino-acid sequence MLGTLCTLITALTYVDAAKVLTQTPAVHTVSAGQEVVLHCNIQRDDGYTARWYKQVPGEAPQYVLKFRHSDSSPSFGTGFSSNRFNSKSTSNTHYQFIIKRAEAGDSAVYYCATWDSSAKEHVFGQGTKLTVTSSSLPPPVLTVFPPSSAELQSNKAALVCLSSQSVPFADVSWLAGGSPVSSGISTSTAVQQADHTFQISSYLAIQMSDWNMDKVYTCKVSLGSQTSEKNIHRSDCPTEE; translated from the exons atgctggggaccctctgcactctcatcactgctctaacat atgttgatgcagCGAAAGTGCTGACCCAGAcgcctgctgtccacacagtttcTGCAGGACAAGAGGTTGTTCTCCACTGCAACATTCAGAGAGATGATGGATATACAGCCAGATGGTATAAACAGGTTCCTGGTGAAGCTCCTCAGTATGTTCTCAAATTTCGCCATTCAGACAGTTCACCCAGCTTTGGAACAGGATTCTCCTCAAACAGATTCAACTCTaaatccacatcaaacacacattaccagttcatcattaagagggcagaggcaggagactcTGCTGTCTATTACTGTGCAACATGGGACAGCTCTGCTAAGGAGCAc GTATTCGGACAAGGCACCAAGCTGACTGTGACAA gctccagcctccctcctcctgtcctgacaGTCTTCCCTCCGTCCAGTGCTGAGCTCCAGTCCAACAAAGCCgctctggtctgtctgtccagtcagTCTGTGCCTTTTGCAGATGTGAGCTGGTTGGCTGGTGGGAGTCCAGTGAGCAGCGGGATCTCTACCAGCACCGCTGTTCAGCAAGCAGACCACACTTTCCAAATCAGCAGCTATCTGGCCATCCAGATGTCAGACTGGAACATGGATAAGGTTTACACATGTAAAGTGTCTTTGGGCTCCCagacttcagagaaaaacatccacaGGTCAGACTGTCCCACTGAAGAatag
- the LOC121621185 gene encoding immunoglobulin lambda-1 light chain-like isoform X2, translated as MLGTLCTLITALTCVDAVIVLTQTPAVHTVSAGQEQVVLHCNIQRDDGNSVRWYKQVPGEAPQFVVRFHHSDSSPSFGTGFSSDRFNSKSTSNTDYQFIIKRAEAGDSAVYYCQTWDGSADAAVFGQGTKLTVTSSSLPPPVLTVFPPSSAELQSNKAALVCLSSQSVPFADVSWLAGGSPVSSGISTSTAVQQADHTFQISSYLAIQMSDWNMDKVYTCKVSLGSQTSEKNIHRSDCPTEE; from the exons atgctggggaccctctgcactctcatcactgctctaacat GTGTTGATGCAGTGATAGTGCTGACCCAGAcgcctgctgtccacacagtttcTGCAGGACAAGAACAAGTTGTTCTCCACTGCAACATTCAGAGAGACGATGGAAATTCTGTCCGTTGGTATAAACAGGTTCCTGGTGAAGCTCCTCAGTTTGTTGTGAGATTTCACCATTCAGACAGTTCACCCAGCTTTGGAACAGGattctcctcagacagattcaactctaaatccacatcaaacacagattaccagttcatcattaagagggcagaggcaggagactcTGCTGTCTATTACTGTCAAACATGGGATGGCTCTGCTGATGCAGCt GTATTCGGACAAGGCACCAAGCTGACTGTGACAA gctccagcctccctcctcctgtcctgacaGTCTTCCCTCCGTCCAGTGCTGAGCTCCAGTCCAACAAAGCCgctctggtctgtctgtccagtcagTCTGTGCCTTTTGCAGATGTGAGCTGGTTGGCTGGTGGGAGTCCAGTGAGCAGCGGGATCTCTACCAGCACCGCTGTTCAGCAAGCAGACCACACTTTCCAAATCAGCAGCTATCTGGCCATCCAGATGTCAGACTGGAACATGGATAAGGTTTACACATGTAAAGTGTCTTTGGGCTCCCagacttcagagaaaaacatccacaGGTCAGACTGTCCCACTGAAGAatag
- the LOC121621194 gene encoding immunoglobulin lambda-1 light chain-like isoform X2: MLGTLCTLITALTCVRGVTVVTQKPPVVVLRTGETATMDCNLGTVTNIAASWYKQIPGGVPQHVLYFYHGWSSPSYGSGFSSPKFTSTHQSQSDYRLIIKNVEEGDSAVYSCQTWDGSAKENVFGQGTKLTVTSSSLPPPVLTVFPPSSAELQSNKAALVCLSSQSVPFADVSWLAGGSPVSSGISTSTAVQQADHTFQISSYLAIQTSDWNMDKVYTCKVSLGSQTSEKNIHKSDCPTEE, translated from the exons atgctggggaccctctgcactctcatcactgctctaacat gtgtgagaGGTGTGACGGTGGTGACACAGAAGCCTCCTGTTGTGGtgctgaggacaggagagacagccaCCATGGACTGTAACCTGGGAACTGTTACTAACATTGCTGCTTCCTGGTATAAACAGATTCCAGGAGGAGTTCCTCAGCATGTATTATATTTTTATCACGGTTGGAGCTCTCCAAGCTATGGTTCTGGTTTCTCGTCTCCAAAGTTCACATCTACTCATCAGTCACAATCAGATTATCGTTTGATCATCAAGAATGTAGAGGAGGGAGACTCAGCAGTCTATTCCTGTCAAACATGGGACGGCTCTGCTAAGGAGAAc GTATTCGGACAAGGCACCAAGCTGACTGTGACAA gctccagcctccctcctcctgtcctgacaGTCTTCCCTCCGTCCAGTGCTGAGCTCCAGTCCAACAAAGCCgctctggtctgtctgtccagtcagTCTGTGCCTTTTGCAGATGTGAGCTGGTTGGCTGGTGGGAGTCCAGTGAGCAGCGGGATCTCTACCAGCACCGCTGTTCAGCAAGCAGACCACACTTTCCAAATCAGCAGCTATCTGGCCATCCAGACGTCAGACTGGAACATGGATAAGGTTTACACATGTAAAGTGTCTTTGGGCTCCCagacttcagagaaaaacatccacaagTCAGACTGTCCCACTGAAGAatag
- the LOC121621185 gene encoding immunoglobulin lambda-1 light chain-like isoform X5, with translation MLGTLCTLITALTYVDAVIVLTQTPAVHTVSPGQEVVLHCNIQRDDGISVRWYKQVPGEAPQYVVRFRHSDSSPSFGTGFSSDRFNSKSTSNIDYQFIIKRAEAGDSAVYYCQTRDGTADAAVFGQGTKLTVTSSSLPPPVLTVFPPSSAELQSNKAALVCLSSQSVPFADVSWLAGGSPVSSGISTSTAVQQADHTFQISSYLAIQMSDWNMDKVYTCKVSLGSQTSEKNIHRSDCPTEE, from the exons atgctggggaccctctgcactctcatcactgctctaacat atgttgatgcagTGATAGTGCTGACCCAGAcgcctgctgtccacacagtttcTCCAGGACAAGAGGTTGTTCTCCACTGCAACATTCAGAGAGACGATGGAATTTCTGTCCGTTGGTATAAACAGGTTCCTGGTGAAGCTCCTCAGTATGTTGTGAGATTTCGCCATTCAGACAGTTCACCCAGCTTTGGAACAGGattctcctcagacagattcAACTCTAAATCCACATCAAACATAGACTACCAGTTCATCATTAagagggcagaggcaggagactcTGCTGTCTATTACTGTCAAACAAGGGACGGCACAGCTGATGCAGCt GTATTCGGACAAGGCACCAAGCTGACTGTGACAA gctccagcctccctcctcctgtcctgacaGTCTTCCCTCCGTCCAGTGCTGAGCTCCAGTCCAACAAAGCCgctctggtctgtctgtccagtcagTCTGTGCCTTTTGCAGATGTGAGCTGGTTGGCTGGTGGGAGTCCAGTGAGCAGCGGGATCTCTACCAGCACCGCTGTTCAGCAAGCAGACCACACTTTCCAAATCAGCAGCTATCTGGCCATCCAGATGTCAGACTGGAACATGGATAAGGTTTACACATGTAAAGTGTCTTTGGGCTCCCagacttcagagaaaaacatccacaGGTCAGACTGTCCCACTGAAGAatag
- the LOC121621194 gene encoding immunoglobulin lambda-1 light chain-like isoform X1, whose product MLGTLCTLITALTYVDAVIVLTQTPAVHTVSAGQEVVLHCNIQRYDESAVGWYKEVSGEAPQYVVSFYYEDDSLEFGTGFSSDRFNSKSTSNTDYQFIIKRAEAGDSAVYYCHTWDDSAKEDVFGQGTKLTVTSSSLPPPVLTVFPPSSAELQSNKAALVCLSSQSVPFADVSWLAGGSPVSSGISTSTAVQQADHTFQISSYLAIQTSDWNMDKVYTCKVSLGSQTSEKNIHKSDCPTEE is encoded by the exons atgctggggaccctctgcactctcatcactgctctaacat atgttgatgcagTGATAGTGCTGACCCAGAcgcctgctgtccacacagtttcTGCAGGACAAGAGGTTGTTCTCCACTGCAACATTCAGAGATATGACGAATCTGCTGTTGGATGGTACAAAGAGGTTTCTGGTGAAGCTCCTCAGTATGTTGTGAGCTTTTACTATGAGGACGATTCACTCGAGTTTGGAACAGGattctcctcagacagattcaactctaaatccacatcaaacacagattaccagttcatcattaagagggcagaggcaggagactcTGCTGTCTATTACTGTCACACATGGGACGACTCTGCTAAGGAGGAc GTATTCGGACAAGGCACCAAGCTGACTGTGACAA gctccagcctccctcctcctgtcctgacaGTCTTCCCTCCGTCCAGTGCTGAGCTCCAGTCCAACAAAGCCgctctggtctgtctgtccagtcagTCTGTGCCTTTTGCAGATGTGAGCTGGTTGGCTGGTGGGAGTCCAGTGAGCAGCGGGATCTCTACCAGCACCGCTGTTCAGCAAGCAGACCACACTTTCCAAATCAGCAGCTATCTGGCCATCCAGACGTCAGACTGGAACATGGATAAGGTTTACACATGTAAAGTGTCTTTGGGCTCCCagacttcagagaaaaacatccacaagTCAGACTGTCCCACTGAAGAatag